Proteins from a genomic interval of Candidatus Binatia bacterium:
- a CDS encoding MFS transporter, whose amino-acid sequence MSAASERDPFRWKILALITLSHVIGATGQYGINTLAPFYQDDLRLSRAEIGLFFTAFYLGMAALSFAAGWLADRLGVRSTTLCGHILLGLCTVAAAAAPSFGWAFGCFLFAGLGYSFLNPASTKGVMEWFSRAERATAMGIKQTGVPAGGVLTAILAPSLVLLAGWRGSLAALGLINILFGFAFWFMWREPPAGTAFSDGAAPPSAKEPAGLLVKSLLWLSFGTALMLVGQMSLITYVPLYLKETRGISSYWASQALALTQLGGTVGRVGWGVVSDRLFYGARKSVLVLIGILSVALTASLGFLPNDASLVVLLPLIFFAGVCMVGYQGVYYALIGEIAGKARTGAALGMVITVNSVGTIIGTPLFGYIVDITGSYATAWETLAAAILTGIAALWLFLEEPKTN is encoded by the coding sequence ATGTCCGCCGCGTCGGAGCGCGATCCGTTTCGCTGGAAGATTCTCGCGCTCATCACGCTCTCTCACGTGATCGGAGCGACCGGGCAATACGGCATCAACACCCTGGCGCCGTTTTACCAGGACGATCTCCGGCTCTCGCGCGCTGAGATCGGCCTCTTCTTCACCGCTTTTTACCTCGGCATGGCCGCGCTCTCGTTCGCCGCCGGCTGGCTCGCCGACCGGCTCGGCGTGCGCTCGACGACGCTGTGCGGCCATATTTTATTGGGACTCTGCACCGTCGCGGCGGCCGCGGCGCCGTCGTTCGGCTGGGCGTTCGGCTGTTTTCTCTTCGCCGGACTGGGATACAGCTTCTTGAACCCGGCCTCGACCAAGGGCGTAATGGAATGGTTTTCGCGCGCAGAGCGCGCGACGGCGATGGGCATCAAGCAGACCGGCGTTCCCGCCGGCGGCGTGCTCACGGCGATCCTGGCGCCCTCGTTGGTTTTGCTCGCCGGCTGGCGCGGTTCGCTTGCGGCTCTCGGGCTCATCAATATTCTTTTCGGCTTCGCCTTCTGGTTCATGTGGCGCGAGCCTCCGGCCGGGACGGCTTTTTCCGACGGCGCGGCGCCGCCTTCTGCAAAGGAGCCCGCGGGCTTGCTCGTGAAAAGCCTGCTCTGGCTAAGCTTCGGCACCGCGCTCATGCTCGTCGGGCAGATGTCGCTCATCACCTACGTTCCGCTATACCTCAAAGAGACGAGAGGAATTTCCTCCTACTGGGCAAGCCAGGCATTGGCGCTCACGCAACTTGGCGGAACGGTCGGGCGCGTCGGCTGGGGCGTCGTCAGCGACCGGCTGTTTTACGGCGCGCGGAAAAGCGTTTTGGTTTTGATCGGAATTCTTTCCGTCGCGCTGACGGCGAGCCTCGGTTTTCTTCCGAACGACGCCTCGCTGGTTGTTCTTCTGCCGCTGATCTTTTTCGCCGGCGTCTGCATGGTCGGATATCAGGGAGTTTACTACGCGCTGATCGGCGAGATCGCGGGAAAGGCGCGCACCGGCGCCGCGCTGGGAATGGTCATCACCGTCAACTCGGTGGGGACGATCATCGGCACGCCGCTCTTCGGTTACATTGTCGATATCACCGGCTCGTACGCGACCGCGTGGGAAACGCTCGCCGCGGCAATTCTCACGGGCATTGCGGCGCTCTGGCTATTTCTGGAAGAGCCCAAGACAAATTAA
- a CDS encoding cytochrome C oxidase subunit IV family protein: MTTAQVQTHGHPQPNYMGVFWWLLALTIAEVVVAYAGFPKLIMVILLVGMAFTKAAMVALYFMHLKFERSTLALIALTPLILCVFLSLMLLPDIHP, from the coding sequence ATGACAACGGCACAGGTTCAGACTCACGGTCATCCGCAACCCAACTACATGGGAGTTTTCTGGTGGCTTCTCGCCTTGACGATCGCCGAGGTCGTCGTAGCCTACGCGGGTTTCCCCAAGCTCATCATGGTCATCCTGTTGGTCGGCATGGCCTTCACCAAAGCCGCGATGGTGGCGCTCTACTTCATGCATCTCAAATTCGAGCGCTCCACGCTCGCCTTGATCGCGCTCACGCCGCTGATCCTATGCGTTTTTCTCAGTCTAATGCTCTTGCCCGATATACATCCTTGA
- the coxB gene encoding cytochrome c oxidase subunit II translates to MMSWLPEDVSTFGGEIDRLFYIIYYITGAAFILVTVLMILFLIMYRRREGRRAVYTHGNTALEITWTVIPAIVFIGLSFASVSTWGKIKAHAPPPDVQLQVTGKQFNWEVLYPGPDGKYGTEDDVQVDNDIHVPVNKVVHIILKSRDVIHSFFLPNLRLKQDSLPGKDILVWFQAVKAGKYELPCAELCGFGHSGMKGWLYVDSPEDYAKWMQTAWPQK, encoded by the coding sequence ATGATGAGCTGGTTGCCGGAGGACGTTTCGACTTTTGGCGGAGAGATCGACCGTCTCTTTTACATCATCTATTACATCACCGGAGCGGCTTTCATTCTGGTGACGGTGCTGATGATCCTGTTTCTGATTATGTACCGCCGCCGCGAAGGGCGCCGCGCCGTCTACACGCACGGCAACACCGCGCTGGAGATCACGTGGACGGTGATTCCCGCCATCGTTTTTATCGGGTTGTCGTTTGCGAGCGTTTCCACCTGGGGAAAAATCAAAGCGCACGCGCCGCCGCCGGATGTTCAGTTGCAGGTCACCGGCAAGCAATTCAACTGGGAAGTCCTCTATCCCGGCCCGGACGGAAAATACGGCACGGAGGACGACGTCCAGGTCGACAACGACATCCATGTTCCCGTCAACAAGGTCGTCCACATCATTCTCAAATCCAGAGACGTCATCCACAGCTTCTTCCTTCCCAACCTGCGGCTGAAACAGGACTCGCTTCCGGGGAAAGACATCCTGGTCTGGTTCCAAGCGGTGAAGGCCGGCAAGTATGAGCTGCCGTGCGCCGAGCTGTGCGGCTTCGGCCATTCCGGAATGAAGGGGTGGCTCTACGTGGACAGCCCGGAAGACTACGCGAAGTGGATGCAGACGGCCTGGCCTCAAAAATAA
- a CDS encoding aspartate dehydrogenase, translating to MAVKSIGIVGCGAIGRALVKAADAGKLSVPVAGVTSATEKTAREFLATLLKPPPYLDLTQLIAESDLVIEAAGGRVVPDLAEKVFAAGKDLMVVSVGALLDHPEIIAAARERGQRLFIPSGAIAGLDGVKSACAGQVSSVTITTRKPPGGLDGAPYLAERGISLAGLKEEREVFSGTAREACRGFPANVNVTAAVSLAGLGPDKTRARIVAVPGLKRNCHDVEVEGEFGRLAVHIENVPSENPRTGKLTALSIIRSINDAADTVRVGT from the coding sequence ATGGCTGTGAAATCGATCGGCATCGTCGGCTGCGGGGCGATCGGACGCGCGCTCGTCAAGGCCGCGGACGCGGGAAAACTTTCCGTCCCGGTGGCCGGGGTGACGAGCGCGACGGAAAAAACCGCGCGGGAATTTTTGGCCACGCTGCTGAAGCCGCCGCCGTATCTGGATCTCACCCAGCTCATCGCCGAATCCGATCTCGTCATCGAAGCGGCGGGAGGCCGCGTCGTACCCGACCTGGCGGAAAAAGTTTTCGCCGCGGGTAAGGACTTGATGGTGGTGAGCGTCGGCGCGCTGCTCGATCATCCGGAAATCATCGCGGCGGCGCGCGAGCGCGGGCAGCGGCTTTTCATCCCGTCCGGCGCGATCGCGGGTCTCGACGGCGTCAAGTCGGCCTGCGCGGGGCAGGTCTCGTCGGTGACGATCACGACGCGCAAGCCGCCCGGCGGCCTCGACGGCGCGCCGTATCTCGCGGAGCGCGGAATTTCTCTGGCCGGTCTCAAAGAAGAGCGCGAGGTATTTTCCGGCACGGCGCGTGAGGCCTGCCGCGGCTTTCCCGCCAACGTGAACGTCACGGCGGCCGTGAGTCTCGCCGGCCTCGGGCCGGACAAGACGCGCGCGCGCATCGTCGCCGTTCCGGGCCTCAAGCGCAACTGCCACGACGTCGAGGTCGAAGGGGAGTTCGGCCGCTTGGCCGTGCACATCGAAAACGTTCCCAGCGAAAACCCGCGCACCGGAAAGCTGACGGCGCTCTCGATCATACGGTCCATCAACGACGCGGCCGACACGGTTCGCGTGGGAACATGA
- a CDS encoding alpha/beta hydrolase translates to MRIPVVAIAPFFALAFSSAAQQQPEKLKEEVIGIEVRSGVAMKYIGVAGSEPPKAAVVLFAGGKGALKLSPSGAIGSDLGVNFLIRTRGRFARESLYVAALDAASDRQGGMDGAYRLSLQHAREIGQVIADLNKRVGAPVWLVGTSAGTLSTAGAAARLAAQEQLPRPHGIVLTSTMTQLDGAGHCGKSVYDASLSAFTGPVLVVSHQDDGCQCSPGGAAIGATLLARFTGTSVKEHKVFTGGAAPLSGPCDARARHGFFGIENDVVKTIADWIKSH, encoded by the coding sequence TTGAGAATCCCCGTCGTTGCCATCGCGCCGTTTTTTGCGCTCGCGTTCTCCTCGGCCGCGCAACAGCAGCCGGAAAAGCTCAAGGAAGAGGTCATCGGCATCGAAGTCCGCTCCGGCGTCGCCATGAAGTATATCGGCGTCGCCGGCAGCGAGCCGCCCAAAGCCGCCGTCGTCCTCTTTGCCGGCGGAAAGGGCGCGCTAAAATTGAGTCCGTCGGGCGCGATCGGGAGCGACCTCGGCGTGAATTTCCTGATCCGCACCCGCGGCCGGTTCGCGCGCGAAAGTCTCTACGTTGCCGCGCTCGACGCCGCATCCGACCGGCAGGGCGGGATGGACGGCGCCTATCGTCTCTCGCTGCAACACGCGCGAGAGATCGGTCAGGTCATCGCCGACTTGAATAAACGCGTCGGCGCGCCGGTTTGGCTCGTCGGCACGAGCGCCGGCACGCTCTCGACGGCGGGCGCAGCGGCAAGGCTGGCGGCGCAGGAGCAGTTGCCGCGGCCGCACGGCATCGTTCTGACCTCCACGATGACCCAACTCGATGGGGCGGGGCATTGCGGCAAGAGCGTGTACGACGCGTCGCTCTCGGCCTTCACGGGGCCGGTTCTTGTCGTCTCGCACCAAGACGACGGCTGCCAGTGCAGCCCCGGAGGCGCCGCGATCGGCGCCACGCTCCTCGCCCGGTTTACCGGGACTTCGGTCAAGGAGCACAAGGTTTTCACCGGAGGGGCTGCGCCGTTGTCGGGCCCGTGCGACGCGCGCGCGCGGCACGGCTTCTTCGGCATCGAAAACGATGTCGTCAAGACGATCGCAGACTGGATCAAGAGTCACTGA
- a CDS encoding cytochrome c oxidase subunit 3 codes for MSEAAAIDSAAEAAESPLTPESWGKLGMWVFLAADAMSFGGLIVGYALLRHASSNWPKPSNVLGINLTAFMTLLLIISSVTMVLSLSAIQNGDKKSFKKFLLLTICGGLLFLGCQAYEWTHLITERLPEAGISFSTHLFATTFFVLTGFHGMHVTGGVIYNSCVLAACLRGRYGPKHVEIAGLYWHFVDLVWILIFTFVYLI; via the coding sequence ATGAGCGAAGCTGCTGCGATCGATTCCGCCGCCGAGGCCGCGGAATCTCCCCTGACTCCCGAGAGCTGGGGAAAGTTAGGCATGTGGGTTTTTCTCGCCGCCGACGCGATGTCGTTCGGCGGCCTGATCGTGGGCTACGCGCTTTTGCGCCACGCGAGCTCGAACTGGCCGAAACCTTCGAACGTGTTGGGCATCAATCTGACGGCGTTTATGACCTTGTTGCTGATCATCAGCAGCGTGACGATGGTGCTCTCGCTCTCCGCGATTCAAAACGGCGACAAGAAATCCTTCAAAAAATTTCTCCTTTTGACTATTTGCGGCGGGCTTCTATTCCTCGGATGCCAGGCCTACGAGTGGACCCATTTGATCACCGAACGGCTGCCGGAAGCGGGAATCTCCTTCAGCACGCATCTTTTCGCGACGACCTTTTTCGTGCTCACGGGTTTTCACGGCATGCACGTGACCGGCGGCGTCATTTATAACTCTTGCGTTCTGGCGGCCTGCCTGCGCGGGCGCTACGGCCCCAAGCACGTCGAGATCGCCGGCCTGTACTGGCACTTCGTCGATCTCGTCTGGATCCTGATTTTCACTTTCGTCTATCTCATATAA
- a CDS encoding cbb3-type cytochrome c oxidase subunit I — protein sequence MSDTATVHAAHAPGGAVHHELGFWRTYVFSTDHKMIGRQFLFLGLFMLVIGGLLAMSMRWQLAWPETAVPGLGWVPEPYAYEGIIPPQTYNAFFTMHATIMIFFVVMPIMVGCFGNFLIPLMIGAGDMAFPRLNMLSFWAGLVSGVVMLSSFLVPGGPAASGWTAYAPLSAQAAFTGVDWGQHLWIISLIILGISSLMGSINYITTIVNMRAPGMTYFRLPLVIWSLFITAILLLLALPVLTAALAMLLFDRMFGTSFFLPQGGGEPLLWQHLFWFFGHPEVYVLVLPAMGVTSDILSTFSRKPIFGYHAMAFSMIAIAFLSWVVWGHHMFISGMNPLLGTAFMMSTMVIAIPSAIKTFNWLGTLWGGSIRLTSPMLFALGFVSNFLIGGLSGIFMASTPVDIFIHDTYYIVAHFHYVVAGIIFALFAAVYYWFPKMFGRMMNEPLGKIHFVLTYIFFNGAFFPMHFLGVGGHMRRIYNPTQYEFLQPLQDINLFITMSALVLGLSQIVFLVNFFASLLRWNAGWFRMVVRTVVSAVFGYAVYVIVFSTAGWLLKGSWWPQLHEAWSAVQGGSVVAWIVLIALFAGSFWSLRNMGRFGESSGKNPWLANTLEWTAPSPPPHGNYETTPVVYRGAYEYSSPEVKEDWLPQNQQLGTGAAARAH from the coding sequence ATGAGTGATACGGCGACAGTCCATGCGGCGCATGCGCCGGGAGGCGCGGTCCACCACGAGTTGGGCTTTTGGCGCACCTACGTCTTTTCGACGGACCATAAAATGATCGGCCGGCAATTTTTGTTCCTGGGACTTTTTATGCTGGTGATCGGCGGGCTTTTGGCGATGTCCATGCGCTGGCAGCTCGCCTGGCCCGAGACGGCCGTGCCTGGGTTGGGTTGGGTGCCGGAACCGTACGCCTACGAGGGCATCATTCCGCCCCAGACCTACAACGCCTTCTTTACCATGCACGCGACGATCATGATCTTTTTCGTCGTCATGCCGATCATGGTCGGCTGCTTCGGAAACTTTCTCATACCTTTGATGATCGGCGCCGGCGACATGGCCTTTCCCAGGCTGAATATGCTCTCCTTCTGGGCAGGTCTCGTGTCGGGAGTCGTGATGCTGTCGAGTTTCTTGGTTCCCGGCGGGCCGGCCGCCTCGGGATGGACGGCTTATGCGCCGCTTTCCGCCCAGGCGGCCTTCACGGGCGTAGACTGGGGGCAGCATCTCTGGATCATCAGCCTGATCATTCTCGGCATCTCGTCGTTGATGGGCTCGATCAACTACATCACGACGATCGTCAACATGCGCGCGCCGGGCATGACCTATTTCCGCCTGCCGCTGGTCATCTGGTCGCTGTTCATCACGGCGATTCTTCTCCTGCTCGCGCTGCCGGTGCTCACCGCGGCGCTGGCGATGCTGCTCTTCGACCGCATGTTCGGCACGAGCTTCTTTCTCCCCCAGGGCGGCGGCGAGCCGCTTCTCTGGCAGCACCTCTTCTGGTTCTTCGGCCATCCGGAAGTTTACGTCCTGGTCCTGCCGGCGATGGGCGTGACCTCCGACATTCTCTCGACGTTCTCGCGCAAGCCGATCTTCGGGTATCACGCGATGGCCTTCTCGATGATCGCGATCGCTTTTCTTTCCTGGGTCGTCTGGGGCCACCATATGTTCATCAGCGGCATGAACCCGCTCCTCGGCACGGCCTTCATGATGTCCACTATGGTGATCGCGATCCCGTCGGCGATCAAGACCTTCAACTGGCTCGGCACGCTATGGGGCGGATCGATTCGTTTGACCTCGCCGATGCTCTTTGCGCTGGGCTTCGTTTCCAATTTTCTCATCGGGGGATTGAGCGGCATCTTCATGGCCTCGACCCCGGTGGACATCTTCATCCACGACACCTATTACATCGTGGCCCACTTTCATTACGTCGTCGCCGGAATCATCTTCGCGCTGTTTGCCGCCGTCTACTACTGGTTCCCGAAGATGTTCGGCCGGATGATGAACGAGCCGCTGGGGAAGATCCACTTCGTTCTGACTTATATTTTTTTCAACGGCGCGTTTTTTCCCATGCACTTCCTGGGCGTCGGCGGCCACATGCGGCGGATTTACAATCCAACGCAATACGAATTCCTCCAGCCGTTGCAAGACATCAATCTCTTTATAACGATGAGTGCCCTTGTCCTGGGGCTCTCCCAGATAGTCTTCCTGGTAAACTTTTTCGCCAGTCTCCTCCGATGGAACGCGGGATGGTTCCGCATGGTGGTTCGGACCGTGGTGTCGGCTGTCTTTGGGTATGCGGTATATGTCATTGTTTTTTCGACGGCGGGTTGGCTGTTGAAAGGTTCTTGGTGGCCACAGTTGCACGAGGCGTGGTCCGCCGTCCAGGGCGGGTCGGTGGTCGCATGGATTGTTTTGATTGCGCTTTTCGCCGGTAGCTTTTGGTCCCTGCGCAACATGGGCCGTTTCGGCGAAAGCTCCGGCAAAAATCCCTGGCTCGCCAATACGCTCGAATGGACCGCTCCATCGCCGCCGCCCCACGGAAATTACGAGACCACGCCGGTGGTCTATCGCGGCGCTTATGAGTATAGCTCTCCCGAAGTGAAGGAGGACTGGCTGCCGCAGAACCAGCAATTGGGAACCGGAGCCGCCGCGAGAGCGCACTAG
- the cyoE gene encoding heme o synthase has product MSFTGETIDVAIHSGYRRLADYLELTKPRVTLMVLITTFVGYYLGADSAPGYFRLLAALGGTALASGGTLALNQFLERGSDALMERTRRRPLPDGRIQPAEALIFGVALAAAGLLLLGLAVNALSALVTATIVATYLLAYTPMKQRSSLCGIVGAVPGALPPVIGWTAARGEIGVPALVLFAILFLWQIPHTLAIATVYREDFRRAGIRFLPIVEPDGGSTGRQIVEHCLALLAVSLLPTLVGTAGALYFAAALVLGAGFLAYGVRLAFAPTSTAARQLLFASLIYLPALLVVMALDRIPPLG; this is encoded by the coding sequence ATGAGCTTTACCGGAGAGACGATCGACGTCGCGATCCACAGCGGCTACCGGCGCTTGGCGGATTATCTCGAGCTCACCAAGCCGCGCGTTACGCTGATGGTCTTGATCACCACGTTCGTCGGTTACTATCTCGGCGCCGACTCTGCGCCGGGATATTTCCGGCTGCTGGCCGCGCTCGGCGGGACCGCTCTGGCTTCCGGCGGGACTCTGGCGCTCAATCAATTCCTGGAGCGCGGCTCGGACGCGCTCATGGAGCGGACGCGCCGCCGCCCGCTGCCGGACGGCCGTATCCAACCCGCGGAGGCGTTGATCTTCGGCGTGGCGCTCGCCGCCGCCGGCCTCCTGCTTTTGGGGCTCGCGGTCAATGCGCTGAGCGCCTTAGTGACCGCGACGATCGTCGCGACGTATCTCCTCGCCTACACTCCGATGAAACAAAGAAGCTCGCTCTGCGGCATCGTCGGCGCGGTGCCGGGCGCGCTTCCTCCGGTCATCGGCTGGACGGCGGCGCGCGGCGAGATCGGCGTTCCCGCGTTGGTATTGTTTGCGATTTTATTTCTCTGGCAGATTCCGCATACGCTGGCGATCGCCACCGTCTACCGAGAAGATTTCCGGCGCGCGGGCATCCGCTTTCTGCCGATCGTCGAGCCCGACGGCGGCAGCACCGGCCGCCAGATCGTCGAGCACTGTCTCGCGCTGCTGGCGGTGAGCTTGTTGCCGACGCTTGTGGGAACAGCCGGTGCGCTCTATTTCGCCGCCGCGCTCGTCCTCGGAGCGGGCTTTCTCGCCTACGGCGTCCGTCTGGCGTTCGCGCCGACCTCGACGGCGGCGCGGCAATTGCTGTTCGCTTCGCTGATTTATCTGCCGGCCCTGTTGGTCGTGATGGCGCTCGACCGAATACCTCCGCTTGGATGA
- a CDS encoding COX15/CtaA family protein — MKAEGGNSDSSLILHPSSFNQWPHRLAVLTAICTVPLLFIGGLVTTKGAGLAVPDWPTTFGYNPFLYPGSLMVGNIFYEHSHRLAASAVGFLTVLLAVALWRDETRPWLRRLGAVALALVTAQGIVGGLRVVLLEQTLAILHACLAQAFFALAVGLALFTSREWSEESPRVDAADAGRLQRLALITTGLIYAQAIFGAVLRHSGELLEVHLLFAALVVLHVILLGARIFQRHPGRRGLLCPAVLLSGLLLVQLALGLGAYLGKFVVTLPPVFTVIVRTSHVVVGALMLAASLVLTLRSFKLFPRRRLTRAADFDAATTRTKEASA; from the coding sequence ATGAAAGCGGAAGGCGGAAATTCGGATTCATCCCTAATCCTTCATCCCTCATCCTTTAACCAATGGCCGCACCGGCTCGCCGTGCTCACCGCCATATGCACGGTTCCGCTTCTTTTCATCGGCGGCCTGGTCACGACGAAGGGCGCCGGGCTTGCGGTGCCCGATTGGCCCACGACCTTCGGTTACAACCCGTTCCTCTATCCCGGGTCGCTAATGGTCGGGAATATTTTTTACGAGCACAGCCACCGGCTCGCCGCCTCGGCGGTAGGTTTTTTGACCGTGCTGCTGGCCGTGGCGCTCTGGCGCGACGAGACGCGACCGTGGCTGCGGCGGCTCGGCGCGGTGGCGCTCGCTCTCGTGACCGCTCAAGGAATCGTCGGCGGGCTCCGCGTCGTGCTGCTCGAACAGACGCTCGCGATCCTCCACGCCTGCCTGGCGCAGGCCTTTTTCGCGCTTGCGGTCGGTCTCGCGCTCTTCACTTCGCGCGAGTGGAGCGAAGAGTCTCCGCGAGTCGATGCCGCGGACGCGGGCCGCCTCCAGCGCCTCGCCCTCATCACGACCGGGTTGATCTATGCCCAGGCTATTTTCGGTGCCGTGCTCCGCCACAGCGGCGAGCTGCTGGAAGTCCACCTGCTGTTTGCGGCTCTGGTTGTGCTGCACGTGATCCTGCTCGGCGCACGCATCTTCCAGCGCCATCCCGGCCGGCGCGGATTGCTGTGTCCGGCGGTTTTGCTGAGCGGATTGCTGCTCGTGCAACTGGCGCTGGGGCTGGGCGCCTATCTCGGAAAGTTCGTCGTGACTTTGCCGCCGGTTTTCACGGTGATCGTGCGAACGAGTCACGTGGTAGTCGGCGCGCTCATGCTGGCGGCGAGCCTTGTTTTGACCTTGAGATCCTTTAAGCTGTTCCCGCGCCGCCGTTTGACGCGCGCCGCGGATTTTGACGCGGCAACGACGAGAACGAAAGAAGCCTCCGCATGA
- a CDS encoding DUF420 domain-containing protein, producing the protein MIPLSSLPVLNAALNSASALLLLSGYFFIRGGRIAAHRVCMLAAFATSTLFLTSYLIYHYHVGSVAFAGQGWIRRVYFAILISHTILAVAIVPLVLITLSRALRGRFDRHKRIARWTLPLWFYVSVTGVIVYWMLYRM; encoded by the coding sequence TTGATTCCGCTCTCGTCGCTGCCGGTCCTCAACGCCGCTTTGAACTCGGCCAGCGCGCTGCTCCTTCTCTCCGGTTACTTTTTCATCCGCGGCGGCCGGATCGCCGCCCACCGCGTCTGCATGCTCGCGGCGTTCGCGACTTCGACGCTCTTCCTGACTTCGTATCTCATCTATCATTACCACGTGGGCTCCGTCGCCTTCGCCGGCCAAGGCTGGATACGCCGCGTCTACTTCGCGATTCTGATCTCGCATACGATCCTGGCCGTGGCGATCGTGCCGCTGGTCCTGATCACGCTCTCACGCGCGCTCCGGGGCCGCTTCGACCGGCACAAGCGCATCGCCCGCTGGACGCTGCCGCTCTGGTTCTACGTGTCGGTGACCGGCGTGATCGTTTACTGGATGCTTTACAGGATGTAG
- a CDS encoding cytochrome c oxidase subunit 3, whose amino-acid sequence MAREAIARKVVEPLPAFGGGEPPDRPVDRPRPIVSNARLALLMLLVAETMFFSGLIGAFIVFRVASPSWPPPFQPRLPVEVTGANTVILLLSGVAMHVALRAARAGRSAPLAKWLAVTVALGAVFLAVQGYEWLRLIHYGLTLSSGVYGATFYTLIGCHGAHVLGAVFWLLIVLMQARKGRFSGRDYTGVQLCGMYWTFVVVLWPALYGLVYLY is encoded by the coding sequence ATGGCCCGAGAAGCAATCGCACGGAAAGTCGTCGAGCCGCTCCCCGCCTTCGGCGGCGGCGAACCGCCCGACCGGCCGGTCGACCGGCCGCGGCCGATCGTCAGCAACGCGCGACTTGCGCTTCTGATGTTGCTCGTGGCGGAGACGATGTTTTTCTCCGGCTTGATCGGTGCGTTCATCGTCTTCCGCGTCGCCAGCCCGTCCTGGCCGCCGCCGTTTCAGCCGCGCCTGCCCGTGGAAGTGACCGGCGCGAACACGGTCATTCTGCTGCTGAGCGGAGTCGCCATGCACGTCGCGCTCAGGGCCGCGCGCGCCGGAAGATCGGCGCCGCTGGCAAAATGGCTGGCGGTGACCGTGGCGCTGGGAGCCGTTTTTCTCGCCGTGCAGGGCTACGAGTGGCTGCGCTTGATTCACTACGGTCTCACGCTATCGAGCGGAGTCTACGGCGCGACTTTTTACACCCTGATCGGGTGTCACGGCGCTCACGTCCTCGGCGCCGTCTTCTGGCTGCTCATCGTTCTCATGCAAGCGCGGAAGGGCCGATTTTCGGGACGCGATTACACCGGCGTCCAGCTCTGCGGCATGTATTGGACCTTCGTCGTCGTGCTGTGGCCGGCGCTCTACGGGTTGGTTTATTTATATTAA